From the genome of Leptotrichia sp. oral taxon 847:
TTTAGTGCGGCAGTTGACTTTTTAGGAACACAATCATTTATAGATAGAGATAAAATTGGAATTTTAGGAATTTGTGGATGGGGAGGATTTGCCTTAAATGCAGGAATTTCAGATACTCGTATTAAAGCAGTGGCAACTTCCACTATGTATGACCTGACAAGAGTTGCTGCAAAAGGTTATAACGATTCAGTTGATGCAGAAGAAAGATATAATCAGAAAAAACAATTAAATGAAGCTAGATGGACAGCTGTTGAAAATAATTATGCTGATCTAAATCCAGCCAATAATTTAAGAAAAGAACAAATTACAGCAGAAACTCCAAAATTTATTGCAGAATACTCTGATTACTACACAACAAAAAGAGGTTTCCATAAGAGAGCAGTAAATTCTAATCCTAATGGTTCCTGGACTACAACTGGAATGCTTTCATTGATTAATATGCCAATTTTACAATATGCTTCTGAAATGAGAGCACCTACTTTAATAGTTGCTGGTGAAAATGCACATTCAAGATACTTTTCAGAAGATGCTTATAAAGCATTAGGAAATAAAAATAAAGAATTATACATTGTAAAAGGTGCAGTGCATACAGATTTATATGATGGTGGTGGAAAAAATCTAATTCCATTTGATAAATTTGAAAGTTTCTTTAAAAATAATTTGAAATAAAATGATAAATTTATACTAAACCCTATTTAAATAACGAATTTATAATTTTTCTAATTAAAGGATATAAACCTAATATTTTCAAATGATTAAAACATAATTTTCACTTTTTAAACAGATTCTAGTATAAATTAATCCGTCGGAGCATTTTTATGTGCTGGCAAAACTGTTTGAGCATAGCGAGTTTTTTGTCAGTGCGGAAAAATGTCGTAGACTAACCATAGGTTGTAGGATTTGCGGCAATGAGCAATCCTACGAAAATAAAAAAGAAAAAACATAGGATTATGAAAAAATATTTATTAATAAAATGTCCAAAAAATAATAAAAAATAATTTAGTTGAATAATTATAAATTAATTATCAAACAACTCTATTATAAAAATTTATTTCTATTTTCAAAAAAGATTTGGTATTAGGCTATTGTATTTTGCAGTAGCCTTTTTTTGTTGTATAATAGTTTTATAAATTGATATTGAAGGAGAAAAAAGTATGGAAAAAAATAAAAATAAATTTATGTCAAAAACAAAAAGTTTTTTAGTATTAGTTTTATTTACAGTAATTTACTTTTTCTTTCAGAAAACAATATATCCAGCATTGGCATTTTTGTTTTGGTTAATTTTTGGAATTTCGTTTAGTGTAATACTTTTTAATAGTTTGACACTTTTAAATCTTCCAGAATGGCTTACGATTTTTTTTAATATAAGTTTTTCTGTAATTGCTTTAATAATAGTACTTCGATTTATATTTTATTTAGGATATTTCTTATGTAGTGAATTTTTGAAAAAAATGAATAAAGCTGTATTAGGGAGTGTAATGATAGCAATTTTAATCTTTTTTTTGTATAAAATTTTTACAGAACCTAATGAAGATACAGCAATGTTTGCACCAACACAGTGAAAAATGTATATTTTCTCACATATTTTTTATACAATCAAAATGTTTTTTAGCGATAAAGTTAACGAAATATTAGATGAGTCAAATTTAAAAGAAAACAAACATATTAAAAAAATATTTAAAAATAATAAATTTTTTCAAAATAGGTTGTAAATTTTTTCATAAAAAGTTAAAATATAAGATATATTACAAAATTTTGGAAAGGAGGCAGTATTCTATACTGTTAAAAAATTTATGAAAAAATTTGGCTTGACAACCAGAATTATGATTGGACTGGCACTTGGGGTTGTATTTGGGTTGATTTTGAGTCCTTTTTCACAAAACCCGTTTGTAAAAGATGTTGTTATTGATTCGGTTCTTGCATTTTTTGGGGGAATGTTTATCAATCTTATGAAAGTTATGATTGTACCGCTTGTTTCTATTTCTCTTGCGATGGGAGCAGCTTCCATTGGAGATGTAAAAAAACTTAGAAGAATTGGGACAAAAGTTTTAGGATTTTATTTTGCAACTACCGCAATTGCCGTAATTATTGGATTATTTGTGGCGAAAATTTCCCATATTGGAGAAGGAATGGTCCACGGAGAGCTTCCAAAAGGCGAATATGAAATTGCTCATCAAAGTAAACTTATTGACGTGTTGCTTGACATGATTCCAAAAAATATCGTAAATGCAATGTCAGAAGAAAAAATGTTAGCAATAATAATATTCTTTTTACTCTTAGGAGTTGCAATTACAGCTTTGGGAGATAAAGTTAAAAATTTAAAAACTTTACTTGAAGAAGCAAATGAACTTGTACTAAAGATGGTGGACCTTATAATGCAAGTTGCACCGCTTGGAGTTTTTGCACTGATTTCAAAAGTAGTTGCTTCAACAGGAATAGATGTGCTTGTTAAACTAGTAGGGTTTGTTGTAGTAACATTAATAGCATTTTTAATTCATACAGGAGTTTATCAAATAATGCTTGTAAGTATGGCAAAAATGAATCCAATTAAGTTTTTCAAAAACTTTTTAAACGTTATTTCAGTAGCATTTTCTACATCGAGCAGCAATGCGACAATTCCAGTAAATATTGAAACATTATCAGAAAAATTCGGTGTTTCAGAGGAAATTAGTTCATTTACAATACCACTGGGAGCAACAGTAAACATGGATGGAACTGCAATTATGCAAGGAGTTGCGGCAGTATTTATCGCAAACCTTTATAGTATCCATTTGGGACCAACACAATACATTGGAATTATTTTGACAGCGGTACTAGCTTCAGTCGGTACGGCAGGGGTTCCAGGAGCTGGAATGCTTATGTTGTCACTTGTGTTAAAACAAGCTGGATTGCCACTTGAAGGAATTGGAGTCGTAATTGGTGTTGATAGAATTATTGATATGTTTAGAACAGTTGTAAATATTACAGGAGACGCTGTTTGTACAATTGTTGTGGCAAAGAGTGAAAATGAAATTAGAGAAGTAAATGATAACAATTTCTCTGATTAATCTGAAATGATTTCGTAAAAAATATTTATTCAAAAAATCAATAAAAATAAAATTCAATAGTCAAGACCACCCTTCAAAAGGGTGGCTTGCTCTACGGCTATAAGCCGTCGGGTCTCCTACTTCGCCTAAAGACGATACTTGACCTTCGTTCAAGCTACTGTTGTATTTGACTCGTTGCTACCTCTTAAAGAGGTATCCGTACTACTTGCTACCCTTAAAAGGGTCTTCATATTCCTTTACACTTAATTTGTCCATCGCTATATCATGTTTCTCCTGTTCGGCTATATATTTTTTTATTGTTGCTTCATTTAAGCCTACTGTGCTTACATAATATCCTTCTGACCAGAAATGTCTGTTTCCAAATTTATATTTTAAGTTTGCATGCTTATCAAACATCATCAATGCACTTTTCCCTTTCAGATATCCCATAAAACTTGATACACTTATTTTTGGTGGT
Proteins encoded in this window:
- a CDS encoding MerT protein, whose product is MEKNKNKFMSKTKSFLVLVLFTVIYFFFQKTIYPALAFLFWLIFGISFSVILFNSLTLLNLPEWLTIFFNISFSVIALIIVLRFIFYLGYFLCSEFLKKMNKAVLGSVMIAILIFFLYKIFTEPNEDTAMFAPTQ
- a CDS encoding dicarboxylate/amino acid:cation symporter, which produces MKKFGLTTRIMIGLALGVVFGLILSPFSQNPFVKDVVIDSVLAFFGGMFINLMKVMIVPLVSISLAMGAASIGDVKKLRRIGTKVLGFYFATTAIAVIIGLFVAKISHIGEGMVHGELPKGEYEIAHQSKLIDVLLDMIPKNIVNAMSEEKMLAIIIFFLLLGVAITALGDKVKNLKTLLEEANELVLKMVDLIMQVAPLGVFALISKVVASTGIDVLVKLVGFVVVTLIAFLIHTGVYQIMLVSMAKMNPIKFFKNFLNVISVAFSTSSSNATIPVNIETLSEKFGVSEEISSFTIPLGATVNMDGTAIMQGVAAVFIANLYSIHLGPTQYIGIILTAVLASVGTAGVPGAGMLMLSLVLKQAGLPLEGIGVVIGVDRIIDMFRTVVNITGDAVCTIVVAKSENEIREVNDNNFSD
- the tnpA gene encoding IS200/IS605 family transposase; amino-acid sequence: MANKTNSLSHTKWMCKYHIVFTPKYRRKIVYSQYRKSVGEILRRLCEYKGVEIIEGHLMKDHVHMLVSIPPKISVSSFMGYLKGKSALMMFDKHANLKYKFGNRHFWSEGYYVSTVGLNEATIKKYIAEQEKHDIAMDKLSVKEYEDPFKGSK
- a CDS encoding alpha/beta hydrolase, whose protein sequence is MMYNSLVKNERNKTSKQRNVIAMLRKRLLVTAILGITSIGGNIMAIPTIKQVKDSSIKLEQKWDKIFPESNKVEHTKVMFKNRYGITLVGDLYVPKNIGNQKLSAIAISGPFEAVKEQSSGLYAQTLAERGFVTLAFDGSYTGESGGQPRNVPSPEINTEDFSAAVDFLGTQSFIDRDKIGILGICGWGGFALNAGISDTRIKAVATSTMYDLTRVAAKGYNDSVDAEERYNQKKQLNEARWTAVENNYADLNPANNLRKEQITAETPKFIAEYSDYYTTKRGFHKRAVNSNPNGSWTTTGMLSLINMPILQYASEMRAPTLIVAGENAHSRYFSEDAYKALGNKNKELYIVKGAVHTDLYDGGGKNLIPFDKFESFFKNNLK